The DNA region CATGATAGCAAGGTTAATGGCAACTATAATGTACCCATAATAAAACCCCGATTCTGGAAAATCCGTTTTTTGGATAGTTTCACAGGATATGTTCAATTAGTCTCTCTACTAAAATGAAATCGGTCTAAGGTTTCGAAATATGCCTCGACCCTCGTTCTTATCTGTGTTTCAGAGTAGAACCGCGGAGGTTCGCATGGTCTCTGAACCTATACCATACAGGAAGATTCTCCCAGTAAAGCCGGTACTTCTCATTCGAAATAACGCCGATACCTTTCGAAATCCTCTCCTCGTAAATTTCGCTGCACAGTGTTTCATAATAGCTCACAGCCTCGGGGGCTCCTCTCCGATATACGGTAATAGCCATGGCAATAAGTGCGTCAAAAATTCTGTTTCACTATCACCATTCAGGGATAGGCAATTTCTTTGGGCTCTTCCAGTCCTTTATCGGCTTCATCCATGCCGCACGCTCTACAAACTCGTCATGGGCCAGGGGTACTGGCGGGTGACAAACCCAGAGTGGATCGAATTCATCTTTTACTTTCAAGAGCCACTCATGATAGTTCGGCCCGTACATAGGACCCGTTAAGTAGAGTGGTTGATGAGGCCCAAGAAGGGACGTATAGAAGCGTTCCCGTATATTCATCTTCGATGTCTCCACATAGTACTGGTCGACACCTGTCGTATCCTCATCCTGATCCCAGTATATAAGGAATTCAGAATAACCCTGATGGCCCAGCTCGAAGCTCTGGAACCAGCCTGGGTCACCATAGTCCGGCATCAGAGGTGGCGTGTACTTCTTCTTCACGTCCGCATAACTCTCCCCGTGGACCGTAGCTTGAGTGAGCGTCTCGATGACATAATCAACGGACATGTATGACCCGCACATCACCCACATCCCTGCAGAATCCGAATTCTTAATCCAGGATTCATCCAATGGTCTTGTTGGTCGTGGTACGCCACCGACTTCTTTCATGATATCATTCAACACATTTTCATCATATTGCATCTGTTCTTCAGAGGTAAATCCTATGAGCAATACACGGACGATATGGAAGTTTTTAACTGTATCTTCATTCTCCTTCCCCCATATCTGCCAGAATTCCTCTTTGGATTCTGCTTTGGCAATTGCACGCCAGAAGAGGGGGACCTTTGTTACTGCCCCTGCAATCTCTGCTTTCCCTATCTCGTACATCGCCTTGACCTGTGCTTCCTTGCTCGGCACCTGGTAGTTAATCCATTTCACGCGCTTCTCTGGAAGTGCCAGTCCGGTGTTTGGCGAAATACCTGTAGGTTCAAGTCGTTCCGGCTGAAAAGGAAGGGTTTTTATGGCCATTTTCGTAACAATCCCGAGACATCCCCTCAAGCCCGTGTACCCTCTCAGGAGGCCTCTTAAATCAGGGCCAGGCCCGCCGCCCCAGAACGGATCGTCACCGAGAGCGAGTGAGCCCA from Pseudomonadota bacterium includes:
- a CDS encoding FAD-binding oxidoreductase, whose protein sequence is MSIKKEAYNVLESVAGLRCISDDPAICEGYRCGPGGYECGLGYERVMTKVPGAVIMPRTTEEVQKIVKICNRYKVPYVPYSTGFYGPRSHCHVENELLIDLKRMNHFEIDEKHFYIVVGSGVIYSPIQEEAMKRGAYVVIGGGGAQASAIANLIGDGWSPLSHRIGLPHRRILGTELVLPDGELVKMGSLALGDDPFWGGGPGPDLRGLLRGYTGLRGCLGIVTKMAIKTLPFQPERLEPTGISPNTGLALPEKRVKWINYQVPSKEAQVKAMYEIGKAEIAGAVTKVPLFWRAIAKAESKEEFWQIWGKENEDTVKNFHIVRVLLIGFTSEEQMQYDENVLNDIMKEVGGVPRPTRPLDESWIKNSDSAGMWVMCGSYMSVDYVIETLTQATVHGESYADVKKKYTPPLMPDYGDPGWFQSFELGHQGYSEFLIYWDQDEDTTGVDQYYVETSKMNIRERFYTSLLGPHQPLYLTGPMYGPNYHEWLLKVKDEFDPLWVCHPPVPLAHDEFVERAAWMKPIKDWKSPKKLPIPEW
- a CDS encoding 2-hydroxyacyl-CoA dehydratase family protein; the protein is MAITVYRRGAPEAVSYYETLCSEIYEERISKGIGVISNEKYRLYWENLPVWYRFRDHANLRGSTLKHR